The sequence below is a genomic window from Terriglobia bacterium.
CCGGACGCCTTCCGCCTCGACGGCGTCCGTCAACTCCCGGACACCCGCGGTGTCCACGAGCCGCAGGGGGATCCCGTCGAGATCCACGCACTCCTCCAGCGTGTCCCGAGTCGTCCCCGGCGTCGGCGCGACTATCGCGCGGTCTCGCTCCAGGAGCCGGTTGAAGAGCGAGGACTTGCCGACGTTGGGCGCCCCCGCGATGGCCAGCGCGGCACCCTCGCGTGCGATCCGGCCGGTCCGGAATCCTGCCAAGAGGCCGCCGACCGTCTCGCGCGCCTCGGCCAGCTCCCGCTCGAGCCTGCCGGGCGGGAGGTGCGTCTCCGACTCTTCCACGAACTCGACCGCCGCCTCGCCACGGGCGACCAGGTCCGCCAGCGACTCCCGCAACGGACGCAAGCGGCGCGACAGCGCGCCTTCCGCTTGCGCGAACGCGACCCTGGCCTGGAACAGGGTCCTCGCGGCCACGAGGTCGCGCACCGCCTCGGCACGGGCCAGATCGAGGCGGCCGCGGCGGAGGGCCCGGTAGGTGAACTCTCCGGGGCCGGCGGGGAGCGCGCCGGAGGCGACCGCCGCCTGCACCAGCTCGGCGAGGACCGCGGGGCTGCCGTGGGGCCAAAGCTCGGCGGTCGCCTCGCCGGTGTACGACGCGCCGGGAACGAACAGCACCAGGAAACCGTGATCCAGCGCTCGCCCGTCGCGGCCGAGGAACCGTCCGAATCGCGGCGGGCCGCCGGGTACCGGCGGCCCCCCCCTGCCGGGCGTGAAGAGCGCTCCGGCGACCGAGAACGCCGCCGGACCGCTGATCCGGACGCAGCCGACGCCTCCGCGGCCGGGGGGGCTCGCGCCGGCGACGATCGTCGCGTCGAGATCGTGCATCGGGAAAGCAGCGGGCGCCGGCACGGCGGGATCGGCGGCGGAGCCCGGATCAGGCCTCGCCGCCGCGTCCGACGGGGGCCACCGTGATCTGCTTCAGGAAGCCGTTGCCCGCCGAGTGCGAGGTCAGCTCGGGGAACTCGCGCACGGTCAGGTGGACCAGGCGCCTCTCGTAGGGGTTCATCGAGTGGAGCCTGCGCGGACGTCCGGTCCGTACGACCTGTTCCGCCACCTGCCGGGCGAGCTCGACGAGGTCCTCCTCGCGCCGGTCGCGGAAACCCTCGCAGGCGACCAGGACGTGGCTGATCGAAGGCCAGGTCCTCCGCGCCATCCGGTTGAGCAGGAACTGCAGGGCGCTCACCAGCTCGGCGTCCTTCTGCAGGAGGACGCGCCGGTCCGCTCCGGTCAGGACGACCCTGCCCGCCTCCTCCGTCACCTCGGCCCGCACCTCGACGTCGAGGCCCATCAGTTGGAGCATGTGGCGGACCGTCTCTTCGAGGGAGCGTGCCTCCGGCTCGCGGTCGTCCTCGCCGGGCCCAGCCCGAGGGGCCGCCCGTACGCCGGCGGCGTCCGCGGCCTCCGGTGTCTCGGCCTCGACGACGATCCGGACCCGCTTCGCGCCGATGCCGAACAGCCCCCGGCGGCCCTCGTCCACTAGCCGGAACTGGAAGCGCTCGCGGGGGACTCCCAGCGCGATGGAAGCGGCGGTGAGCGCCTCCTCCAGATCCCGGCCTTCGAATTCCCGCTGGACGCCCATCCCGGATCAGGCCTTCTGAGCCGCTGCCTCCAGCCGGCCGATGTGACGGTTCACGAGCCACTGCTGGCCGATGCCCAGCAGGTTGTTGACGAACCAGTATAGGACGAGTCCGCTCGGCAGGTTGAGAAACATGACGGTGAAGACCACGGGCATCATCGTCATCATCCGCTGCTGCATCGGGTCGCCGGCCTTGGTCGTCGTCATCTTCTGCTGGAGGAACATGGTCGCGCCCATCAGGATCGGCGTGACGTAGAACGGGTCTTTG
It includes:
- the mnmE gene encoding tRNA uridine-5-carboxymethylaminomethyl(34) synthesis GTPase MnmE, which translates into the protein MPAPAAFPMHDLDATIVAGASPPGRGGVGCVRISGPAAFSVAGALFTPGRGGPPVPGGPPRFGRFLGRDGRALDHGFLVLFVPGASYTGEATAELWPHGSPAVLAELVQAAVASGALPAGPGEFTYRALRRGRLDLARAEAVRDLVAARTLFQARVAFAQAEGALSRRLRPLRESLADLVARGEAAVEFVEESETHLPPGRLERELAEARETVGGLLAGFRTGRIAREGAALAIAGAPNVGKSSLFNRLLERDRAIVAPTPGTTRDTLEECVDLDGIPLRLVDTAGVRELTDAVEAEGVRRAREAVEQADLVLLVLDASRDPEPEELAALDRISGKGRSGRRLVALNKSDLPGALDVPIPCPETVRVSALTGLGLDELRALLLERLVGEGPVEEPVLTDARHAHALEAALEALERAARTETAGLSEELVLEDLHDALRHLAEITGELAPADLYERIFSTFCIGK
- a CDS encoding Jag N-terminal domain-containing protein, which codes for MGVQREFEGRDLEEALTAASIALGVPRERFQFRLVDEGRRGLFGIGAKRVRIVVEAETPEAADAAGVRAAPRAGPGEDDREPEARSLEETVRHMLQLMGLDVEVRAEVTEEAGRVVLTGADRRVLLQKDAELVSALQFLLNRMARRTWPSISHVLVACEGFRDRREEDLVELARQVAEQVVRTGRPRRLHSMNPYERRLVHLTVREFPELTSHSAGNGFLKQITVAPVGRGGEA